In Solidesulfovibrio carbinoliphilus subsp. oakridgensis, the sequence CCGCAGGAGTGTGGGCGTGCCGGCTAGATGTAGTCGCCCCGGTTGAACTTGATCTTTTCGGTCACGGTCATGACTTCCAGTTCGTTGACCAGCGACCCGAGGCCCGAGTTGGCATCGCTTGGCAGATCGTCCTTGAGCTGCTTGACGCCGGTTTCAATGTTCTGAAGGACGCCGTAGGCCTGCTTGAGGGAATCGCCCCCCGAGCCGGAGGCCAGCGTATCGGCGTAATTTTCCCACTTGGCCAGCAGGGTGTCCATGTTCTTCATAGCCGCGCGCTCTTCTTCGCTGAATTGACCGGTGGCTTCGACGGTGCCGGCATCCTGGACCCCGGACAGGTCCAGGGAAGCCAGGCCGCCGAGCGGCGGGGCCGCAAGGCCCGTGGTCTGGGCCGTCTGGTCGCCGCCGACCTCCTTGGCCAGAAGGGCGGCGAAGGCATCCGAATTGCCGGAAGTCCCCTTTGCCTGTTCCGCTATCTGCCGCAGGGCGGTCAGTTGGTCGGTCTGGATTTTCATCGGCCTTCCCCCCCAGTGACGTTTCCTGCATTCATGCAAGGAACCTGCCACTGGCAAGTTTCTCTTAAAATATTGAAATATATTACAAATTAAATTTTCCGACCAGGAAATTTTTGCCCCGCCCCCTGCGTCCACCCCCTCTCCATAAGACAGGGGAAACGCCTTGTCTATTGCCATCCACTTTGGCATCCTGGGCTAAGCGGGCCGCACCCTTCCCTTTCGGCCGGACCGGCCAAAACTTGAGCGTCAAACGGGCCATGCCCGATGCAAGGAGCAACCGCCATGCCGACACTGAAAAAGATCCTGTGCGCCGTGGATTTCTCCGAAGGTTCCCCCCGGGTGGCCGATTACGCCGCCACCCTGGCCACGAGCTCCAAGGCCGAGATCGTGTGCGTCTACGTCGCCCCGTCCCTGGCCGAGTACGTGGGCTTCAACGTGCCCCAGGCGGCGCTCGACACCTTCATCGGCGACGTGGTCGCCTCGGCCGAGACGACCATGGACGAGTTCGTGACCGAAAATTTCAAGGGCCTGCCCGCCCGGGGCGTGGTCCTGGCCGGCTACCCGGCCGAGGAGATCCTCAAGGCCGCCGAAACCGAGCAGGCCGACCTCATCGTCATGGGCACCCACGGCCGCACCGGCATCGACCGCATCATCTTCGGATCCGTGGCCGAGATGGTGGTCAAAACCGCCGCCTGTCCGGTCCTGACCGTCAAACCCCGCCCGGGGGCCGCCTAGCTGTTGCGTCCCTGAAAAATACGCCAGTATTTTTCAAGATAAAAAAACCAGTGTTGCAAGTCCGTTGCCTTGAAAACATGCCGGCGCGGACTTCGGGGACACGACACGCGTGTCCCGCCAAACCCCTTCGGAGCAGCCGATAATGCAGCCGACCGACCGCATCCGGGAGGACGTCCGGGAATTCACGCCCTACGCCCCCGGCCTGTCCATGGAAGAGATCAAGGAGCGCTACGGCCTGGCCCGGGTGGTCAAGCTCGCGAGCAACGAGAACCCGCTCGGCGCCTCGCCCCTGGTCAAGCGCGTCCTGGCCAGGAAGGCCGACATGGTCTTCCGCTACCCCAGGGCCGGCAATCCCGCCCTGGTGGCGGCCCTGGCCGAGGCCCACGGCGTGCCGCGCGGCTGCGTGGTGGCGGGCAACGGCTCGGACGAGATCATCGACCTTTTGGTGCGCGTCACCTGCCGGCCCGGGGTGGACAACGTGGTGGCCTTTGCCCCGTGCTTTTCCATCTACGTGCAGCAGACCAAACTTTGCGGGGTGGAACTGCGCCAGCCGCCCCTCGGCCCGGACTTCGCCTTCGACCTGCCGGCCCTGGCCGGGGCCTGCGACGCAAAGACCGCCCTGGTCTTCCTGACCAACCCGGACAACCCGTCGGGCTACGCCGTGCCGGCGGACCAGGTCGTGGCCCTGGCCAAATCCCTGCCGCCAAGGGCGTTGCTCGTGGTCGACGAGGCCTATGTGGAATTCGCCGACCCCGAGGCCGACCATTCCATGCTGCCCCGGTGGGGGCAGTGCGACAACGTGGTGGTCCTTCGCACCTTCTCCAAGCTCTACGGCCTGGCCGGGCTGCGGCTCGGGCTCGGGGTCATGCCCGAGTGGCTGGCCGACTACCTGCTGCGGGTGCGCCTTCCCTTCAGCGTCAACCTGCTGGCCGAGGCCGCGGGCATCGCCGCCCTGGAGGACACGCCGTTTCGGCAGGCGAGCCTCGAGACCGTCCTTCGGGGCCGCCGGCTCCTGGCCGAGAAGCTGACCGGGCTCGGCTGCCGGGTCTATCCGTCCAAGGCCAACTTCCTCATGTTCGCCCCGCCCTCGCCCCAGTGCGGCGCGGCCGACGTGTTTAAAGCCCTGCTCGGGCGCGGCATCATCATCCGGGCCCTCAAGAGCTACGGCCTGCCGGAACTTTTGCGCGTCAGCATCGGCAACGACGAGGAAAACGACCTCTTTCTCGCCGCCATGAAGGACCTCGTCGAAAATGGCTGTTAAGGCGCACCGCATCGTCACCATCGACGGCCCGGCCGGGGCCGGCAAGACGTCGGTCTCGCGCCGGGCGGCCGGGCTCCTGGGGCTGGCCTACCTCGACACCGGGGCCATGTTCCGGGCCCTGGCCCTGCGCCTTGGCCCGGAGGGGCACGAACTGCCCGAGGCCGAGCTCGACGCGCGCCTGGGGGCCATGGTTTTTTCGCTGGCCGGCTCGGGCGCGGACACGACGCTCCTGGTCGACGGGGCCCCGCTCCCGGACGCGGCCCGGACCGAACAGGTCGGAGCCATGGCCTCGAACCTGGCCGTCTTGCCGGTGGTGCGCCGCCGGCTGCGCCTGGCCCAGCAGGCCCTTGGCCGGGCGGCCGATCTCCTGGCCGAGGGCCGGGACATGGGCACGGTGGTCTTTCCCGAGGCCGGCCGCAAATTCTTCCTCGACGCCTCGCCCGAGGTCCGGGCCGCGAGAAGGGTCGGCCAGCTGGCCGCCCTCGGCCGGCCGGCCGATTACGCCGAGATCCTTCGCGCCATCCGCCGCCGCGACGACCAGGACCGCAACCGGGCCGCCTCGCCGCTGGTGCCGGCCGCCGACGCCCTGGTCATCGACACGTCCTTGCTCACCGAGGACGCGGTGGTGGCCCGGATCGTGGAAGCGGCCGGCGGCTGAGCGCCGCCTTCCCCCTGCTAGCCACAGCGGCGCCGGTGTCCGGACGGGACCCCGCGCCGCCTTTTCGTTTCCGGGACCCGAGTGCCCCATTTTGGCCCACCGGTGTTGCAAAACGCTACAGAATTGTCTCCTTCCCGCCGCGCCCCGAAGCGTAGAAACGGCCTGAACCGGTCTTAGTCACGTTTTGGCCCACTCCTTGCTCTGAGGCCGCCATGCCCCGGGCGTCCACCCGGGCCACGCGAGGGAAATCATGCACACCACACGTCCCATTCCGCCGGCCAAGCCGTCCGTCCCCCATCCCGTCTCCCTGATCTACACCATCTACCGACACGGCGCCCGTCTGAGCGAACGCGAGGCCCTGGAACGGGCGCAGGCCACGGCCAGCCGGCTCGGCCTGTCATCCTGAGCACGACTCCTGCCCAACCTCCGGCCGGCGACGTCCCCTGAACCGGCCGGAGGCCTTTTTTCCCTACCCGTCCCTGCCGCCGCTTTTTTTCCCCGACCGACGCCTTCGTCCGCACCGCCGGTTTGCCACGGCCGGCCGGAGCCGCTATGCTTGGCCGACATGCCGGGTCCCGGGGCCGCCTGCCCGCCCGGCCAACCGCAACCGATTCCCGGACACCCCATGCCCGCAATGCGCCTCGCCATCCGCCACGCCGATTCCCTGGCCGCCGTGCGCCGCGTCCTCGACAACGTGCTGCCGGATTTCGCCCACGTGTTTCCCGCCGACCGGGCCGCGCCCATCCTGGTCAAGCCCAACCTCAACGCCAACATGAACGCCCAGACCGGCAACACCACCGATCTGCGCCTGCTGACGGCGCTCCTCGCCTGGCTGCGCGAGGCCGGATACACCGACGTGGTGGTCGGCGAGGGCACCAACTCGGGGTTTTACCGCAACCGGATCGGGGTCATCGCCAGGCTGCGGGTGGACCGGGCCGCGGCCGCCTTCGGCTACGCCGCCGTGGACCTCAACCACGTTCCGGGCCGGCCCGTGGCCTTTGAAAACGGGGTCACGGCGCTTGTGGCCGCGCCGGTCCTCGAGGCGGCCCTGGTCATCAACCTGCCCAAGCTCAAGACCCATTTCGAGGCCGGCATGTCGGTGTGCCTCAAAAACCTCATGGGCTGCCTGGTCGGCCAGGAGAACAAGAAAAAGACCCATCAAAGCCTGGCCGCCAACATCGTCAACCTGACCGAGGCCGTGCGCCCGGGCCTGCACATCGTGGACGCCCTGGTCGCCATGGAGGGGCTCGGGCCGACGCGCGGCACGCCGCTTCGCTGCGACACCCTGGTTGTTGGCGAAAATCCCTACCTGATCGACCT encodes:
- a CDS encoding universal stress protein, giving the protein MPTLKKILCAVDFSEGSPRVADYAATLATSSKAEIVCVYVAPSLAEYVGFNVPQAALDTFIGDVVASAETTMDEFVTENFKGLPARGVVLAGYPAEEILKAAETEQADLIVMGTHGRTGIDRIIFGSVAEMVVKTAACPVLTVKPRPGAA
- the hisC gene encoding histidinol-phosphate transaminase yields the protein MQPTDRIREDVREFTPYAPGLSMEEIKERYGLARVVKLASNENPLGASPLVKRVLARKADMVFRYPRAGNPALVAALAEAHGVPRGCVVAGNGSDEIIDLLVRVTCRPGVDNVVAFAPCFSIYVQQTKLCGVELRQPPLGPDFAFDLPALAGACDAKTALVFLTNPDNPSGYAVPADQVVALAKSLPPRALLVVDEAYVEFADPEADHSMLPRWGQCDNVVVLRTFSKLYGLAGLRLGLGVMPEWLADYLLRVRLPFSVNLLAEAAGIAALEDTPFRQASLETVLRGRRLLAEKLTGLGCRVYPSKANFLMFAPPSPQCGAADVFKALLGRGIIIRALKSYGLPELLRVSIGNDEENDLFLAAMKDLVENGC
- the cmk gene encoding (d)CMP kinase, with the protein product MAVKAHRIVTIDGPAGAGKTSVSRRAAGLLGLAYLDTGAMFRALALRLGPEGHELPEAELDARLGAMVFSLAGSGADTTLLVDGAPLPDAARTEQVGAMASNLAVLPVVRRRLRLAQQALGRAADLLAEGRDMGTVVFPEAGRKFFLDASPEVRAARRVGQLAALGRPADYAEILRAIRRRDDQDRNRAASPLVPAADALVIDTSLLTEDAVVARIVEAAGG
- a CDS encoding DUF362 domain-containing protein — protein: MPAMRLAIRHADSLAAVRRVLDNVLPDFAHVFPADRAAPILVKPNLNANMNAQTGNTTDLRLLTALLAWLREAGYTDVVVGEGTNSGFYRNRIGVIARLRVDRAAAAFGYAAVDLNHVPGRPVAFENGVTALVAAPVLEAALVINLPKLKTHFEAGMSVCLKNLMGCLVGQENKKKTHQSLAANIVNLTEAVRPGLHIVDALVAMEGLGPTRGTPLRCDTLVVGENPYLIDLACARLAGVPAGQVRPLAEARRRGLATPEMDALLDGLDLAPVAGRPFAPPVAGKLATFIHSPKRQKYFLAVRNTAFFRWLAGTDWFGALLFKTGLRQDVFCREEMRLEKLTLDRAACDGCGVCRDFCPAGLDPAAVHAADASAATATGENAATAASENEACLGCLYCFLACPKTALAFHGEEGFLAEQRRQYDALVRSLAPPACPQDKDLLVR